One Peterkaempfera bronchialis DNA window includes the following coding sequences:
- the recD2 gene encoding SF1B family DNA helicase RecD2: MGGRAAVQQQTGQAGQAGQAGQAGQTGQAGQTGQAAQRQLAVVEGVLERITYANEETGYTVARVDTGRGANDLLTVVGALLGAQPGESLRLHGRWGSHPQYGKQFTVENYTTVLPATVQGIRRYLGSGLIKGIGPRLAERIVDHFGTETLEVIEQQPARLIEVPKLGPKRTKLIAAAWEEQKAIKEVMVFLQGVGVSTSLAVRIYKQYGDSSIGVVKNQPYRLAADVWGIGFLTADRIAQAVGIPHDSPERVKAGLQYALSQSSDQGHCYLPEERLIADGVKLLQVDVGLVIDCLAELVAEEGVVREQLPSPDPGGAPVTAVYLVPFHRAEISLANQLLRLLRADTDRMPGFAEVDWERALGWLHTRTGADLAPEQEQAVRLALTEKVAVLTGGPGCGKSFTVKSIVTLALAKKAKVVMAAPTGRAAKRLSELTGCEASTVHRLLELRPGGDAAYDRDNPLDADLVVVDEASMLDLILANKLVKAVAPGAHLLLVGDVDQLPSVGAGEVLRDVLADRGPIPAVRLTRIFRQAQQSGVVVNAHRINEGLPPITEGLADFFLFVEDDAERAAGLTVDVVARRIPARFGLDPRRDIQVLAPMHRGPAGAGNLNVLLQAAVTPARPDAPERRFGGRTFRVGDKVTQIRNNYEKGANGVFNGTVGVVTGINSEEQRLTVLTDEDEEVPYAFDELDELAHAYAVTIHRSQGSEYPAVVIPVTTSAWTMLQRNLLYTAVTRAKRMVVLVGSRKALGQAVRTVSAGRRHSALDHRLAAG, encoded by the coding sequence ATGGGCGGACGCGCGGCGGTCCAGCAGCAGACGGGGCAGGCTGGACAGGCGGGGCAGGCTGGACAGGCGGGCCAGACGGGGCAGGCAGGGCAGACGGGGCAGGCAGCGCAGCGGCAGCTCGCCGTGGTCGAGGGCGTGCTCGAACGGATCACCTACGCCAACGAGGAGACCGGCTACACCGTCGCCCGCGTCGACACCGGCCGTGGGGCGAACGACCTGCTGACCGTCGTAGGCGCGCTGCTCGGCGCCCAGCCGGGGGAGTCGCTGCGGCTGCACGGCCGCTGGGGCTCGCACCCCCAGTACGGCAAGCAGTTCACGGTGGAGAACTACACCACGGTGCTGCCCGCCACCGTCCAGGGCATCCGCCGCTATCTCGGCTCCGGGCTGATCAAGGGCATCGGCCCGCGCCTCGCCGAGCGGATCGTGGACCACTTCGGCACCGAGACCCTGGAGGTGATCGAGCAGCAGCCGGCCCGCCTGATCGAGGTCCCCAAGCTCGGTCCCAAGCGCACCAAGCTGATCGCCGCCGCCTGGGAGGAGCAGAAGGCCATCAAGGAGGTGATGGTCTTCCTCCAGGGCGTGGGCGTCTCCACCTCCCTCGCCGTGCGCATCTACAAGCAGTACGGCGACAGCTCCATCGGCGTGGTCAAGAACCAGCCCTACCGGCTGGCCGCCGACGTCTGGGGCATCGGCTTCCTCACCGCCGACCGGATCGCGCAGGCGGTCGGCATCCCGCATGACAGCCCCGAGCGGGTCAAGGCCGGCCTTCAGTACGCCCTGTCGCAGAGCAGCGACCAGGGGCACTGCTACCTCCCCGAGGAGCGGCTGATCGCCGACGGGGTGAAGCTGCTCCAGGTGGACGTCGGCCTGGTGATCGACTGCCTGGCGGAGCTGGTCGCCGAGGAGGGCGTGGTGCGCGAGCAGCTGCCCTCCCCCGACCCGGGCGGAGCCCCCGTCACCGCCGTCTACCTGGTCCCCTTCCACCGCGCCGAGATCTCGCTGGCCAACCAGCTGCTGCGGCTGCTCCGCGCCGACACCGACCGGATGCCCGGCTTCGCCGAGGTCGACTGGGAGCGGGCGCTCGGCTGGCTGCACACCCGGACCGGCGCCGACCTCGCGCCCGAGCAGGAGCAGGCGGTGCGCCTCGCGCTCACCGAGAAGGTCGCGGTGCTCACCGGCGGCCCCGGCTGCGGCAAGTCCTTCACCGTGAAGTCCATCGTCACCCTCGCGCTGGCCAAGAAGGCCAAGGTGGTGATGGCCGCCCCCACCGGCCGGGCCGCCAAGCGGCTGTCCGAGCTCACCGGCTGCGAGGCGTCCACCGTGCACCGGCTGCTGGAGCTGCGCCCGGGCGGTGACGCCGCATACGACCGCGACAATCCGCTGGACGCCGATCTGGTGGTGGTGGACGAGGCCTCCATGCTGGACCTGATCCTGGCCAACAAGCTGGTCAAGGCGGTCGCCCCCGGCGCCCATCTGCTGCTGGTGGGGGATGTCGACCAGCTGCCCTCGGTGGGCGCCGGCGAGGTGCTGCGCGATGTGCTCGCCGACCGTGGGCCCATCCCCGCCGTACGGCTGACCAGGATCTTCCGCCAGGCCCAGCAGTCCGGTGTGGTCGTCAATGCGCACCGGATCAATGAGGGCCTGCCCCCGATCACCGAGGGCCTGGCGGATTTCTTCCTCTTTGTCGAGGACGACGCCGAGCGTGCCGCCGGGCTGACGGTGGACGTGGTGGCCCGGCGCATCCCCGCCCGGTTCGGGCTGGACCCGCGCCGCGACATCCAGGTGCTGGCGCCGATGCACCGTGGCCCGGCCGGCGCGGGCAACCTCAATGTGCTGCTCCAGGCCGCCGTCACCCCCGCCCGCCCCGACGCGCCGGAGCGGCGCTTCGGCGGCCGCACCTTCCGGGTCGGCGACAAGGTCACCCAGATCCGCAACAACTACGAGAAGGGGGCCAACGGCGTCTTCAACGGCACCGTCGGCGTGGTCACCGGGATCAACAGCGAGGAGCAGCGGCTGACGGTGCTCACCGACGAGGACGAGGAGGTCCCGTACGCCTTCGACGAGTTGGACGAGCTGGCGCACGCCTATGCGGTGACCATTCACCGCTCCCAGGGCAGCGAGTACCCGGCGGTGGTGATCCCGGTCACCACCTCGGCCTGGACGATGCTCCAGCGCAACCTGCTGTACACGGCCGTCACCCGGGCGAAACGCATGGTGGTGCTGGTCGGCTCGCGCAAGGCGCTCGGCCAGGCGGTGCGTACCGTCAGCGCAGGTCGGCGGCACTCGGCCCTCGACCACCGGCTGGCCGCCGGTTAG
- a CDS encoding restriction endonuclease: MQYPQSRSTGRFPRIPGRQGPDDPAEGLVPAQGNDALDAGTLDAGTLDADTLDADTLDEGALDEGTATPGREEPGDRDRDTRLARERTATAAAELARFLDLLSRAARPGPAVDFASQRRLYEPRPYTGPDPAGPPRWEDFAPPEPPDGSEDNPDGSDAGPGRRLLDPAYQRERAQARLRHQRALREWREQQELLGDGGAAPQDRVHRDRIEHERAELARARAVEEYNATLDECHRAYRAGEPAAVESLLERALAAAGHATPDLPTACRAAYRPLTRTAVLDLELPSPQIVPSVAGYRPAPEGGGLEPVPRPDSERATHYLQLAARLTLRALHAVAAADSDEVLSGVVLNGYVRGPGTPPGGSCLLTVDADRDDLARTRLLPAGPAPAAPDLEDALAVLRALPSTVTPDPYGPVAVPPHATAGAAVPAAADLSPAEFGRLVRELLARMGLDGWTPRLQGRDGLVAVADGTDGTALPGRWVVWAARRPGSVDADAVRTLDEAVTEESADGGLWLTTTHFTPEAAELAAAEDGLLLIDGERLRLLLRTHLGEELAGEG, encoded by the coding sequence ATGCAGTACCCGCAGAGCCGCAGCACCGGCCGTTTCCCGCGCATTCCGGGCCGCCAGGGCCCGGACGACCCGGCGGAGGGGCTGGTCCCGGCCCAGGGCAACGACGCCCTGGACGCCGGCACCCTGGACGCCGGCACCCTTGACGCCGACACCCTTGACGCCGACACCCTGGACGAAGGCGCCCTGGACGAAGGCACCGCGACCCCCGGGCGCGAGGAGCCCGGGGACCGCGACCGCGACACCCGTCTCGCCCGGGAGCGCACCGCGACCGCCGCCGCCGAACTGGCACGCTTCCTCGACCTGCTGAGCCGGGCGGCCCGACCCGGCCCGGCCGTGGACTTCGCGTCCCAGCGGCGGCTCTACGAGCCACGCCCGTACACCGGGCCCGACCCGGCGGGTCCGCCCCGCTGGGAGGACTTCGCGCCGCCCGAGCCGCCGGACGGCTCCGAGGACAACCCGGACGGCTCCGACGCCGGCCCCGGCCGCCGCCTGCTGGACCCCGCCTACCAGCGGGAGCGCGCCCAGGCCCGGCTGCGCCACCAGCGCGCCCTGCGCGAATGGCGGGAGCAGCAGGAGCTGCTGGGCGACGGCGGCGCCGCCCCGCAGGACCGCGTCCACCGGGACCGGATCGAGCATGAGCGCGCCGAACTGGCCCGCGCCCGCGCCGTGGAGGAGTACAACGCCACCCTGGACGAGTGCCACCGCGCCTACCGGGCCGGGGAGCCCGCCGCCGTGGAGTCGCTCCTGGAGCGGGCACTGGCCGCCGCCGGCCACGCCACCCCCGACCTGCCCACGGCCTGCCGGGCGGCCTACCGGCCGCTCACCCGGACCGCCGTGCTCGACCTGGAGCTGCCCTCCCCGCAGATCGTCCCGTCCGTCGCCGGCTACCGCCCCGCCCCGGAGGGCGGCGGGCTGGAGCCGGTGCCGCGTCCCGACAGCGAGCGCGCCACCCACTACCTCCAGCTCGCCGCCCGCCTCACGCTGCGCGCCCTGCACGCGGTGGCGGCCGCCGACAGCGACGAGGTGCTCAGCGGCGTCGTCCTCAACGGCTATGTCCGAGGCCCCGGCACACCCCCCGGCGGCAGCTGCCTGCTCACCGTGGACGCCGACCGGGACGACCTGGCCCGCACCCGGCTGCTGCCGGCCGGCCCCGCACCGGCCGCCCCCGACCTGGAGGACGCGCTCGCCGTGCTGCGGGCCCTGCCCTCCACGGTCACCCCGGACCCATACGGTCCCGTCGCCGTCCCGCCGCACGCCACCGCCGGCGCGGCCGTGCCGGCCGCCGCCGACCTGTCGCCGGCCGAGTTCGGCCGACTGGTCCGGGAGCTGCTGGCCCGGATGGGGCTCGACGGCTGGACACCCCGGCTCCAGGGCCGCGACGGTCTGGTCGCGGTCGCCGACGGCACCGACGGCACTGCGCTGCCCGGCCGCTGGGTGGTGTGGGCGGCCCGCCGCCCCGGCAGCGTGGACGCCGACGCGGTACGCACCCTGGACGAGGCCGTCACCGAGGAGTCGGCCGACGGCGGGCTCTGGCTGACCACCACCCACTTCACCCCCGAAGCGGCCGAGCTCGCCGCCGCCGAGGACGGCCTGCTGCTGATCGACGGTGAGCGCCTGCGCCTGCTGCTCCGCACCCATCTGGGTGAAGAGTTGGCGGGCGAGGGCTGA
- a CDS encoding MarR family winged helix-turn-helix transcriptional regulator has translation MPPSPCRYAGRPPRTEEPRHGPADHPSRPSPDGPAAADPGDAAEFSDPAEPEDTADPEDTAEPGDAAELADALMRAMKRMRRQTATRLEPYGITPGQGRALRVLAHAADCETPGRAMRLSELADRLHIAPRSATTVVDALEASGLVERVPDPADRRAVGLHLTPAGQGAMQRIGRVRQEVAEEYFAGINAEDREAMLRALRNAEASYAARAECSGRGRRRSGGAA, from the coding sequence GTGCCTCCCTCACCCTGCCGCTACGCTGGGCGACCACCGCGCACCGAGGAGCCCCGCCATGGCCCCGCCGACCACCCTTCCCGCCCCTCCCCCGACGGCCCGGCCGCCGCCGACCCCGGCGATGCAGCCGAGTTCAGCGACCCTGCCGAACCCGAAGACACCGCCGACCCCGAAGACACCGCCGAACCCGGCGACGCCGCCGAGCTCGCCGACGCGCTGATGCGTGCGATGAAGCGGATGCGCCGGCAGACCGCCACCCGCCTGGAGCCGTACGGCATCACCCCCGGCCAGGGCCGGGCCCTGCGCGTCCTGGCGCACGCCGCCGACTGCGAGACGCCCGGCCGCGCGATGCGCCTCAGCGAACTGGCCGACCGGCTGCACATCGCCCCCCGCTCGGCGACCACCGTGGTCGACGCACTGGAGGCCTCCGGTCTGGTGGAGCGCGTACCGGACCCGGCCGACCGGCGGGCCGTCGGCCTGCACCTCACCCCGGCGGGCCAGGGAGCCATGCAGCGGATCGGCCGGGTCCGGCAGGAGGTCGCGGAGGAGTACTTCGCCGGAATCAATGCGGAGGACCGGGAGGCGATGCTGCGAGCCCTGCGGAACGCGGAGGCGTCATACGCGGCGCGGGCGGAGTGCTCGGGTCGGGGGCGGCGCCGCTCCGGCGGCGCGGCCTGA
- a CDS encoding ZIP family metal transporter, whose translation MTAVLVASGAFLMTLLGGWVAQHIGDRRHLVLGLAAGLMLGVVAFDLLPESLRAEPGLLLGVPAALLAFVLGFLVLHIVERSVAIHRGHEDEYAAHTHHLGSAHPHAHPHGHRLAPADARAGRLPGIGLTAGAALVGHSVLDGFAIGAAFQAGGTVGVAVAIAVIAHDFADGFNTYTVIRLYGNNHRRAAALLTADALAPVTGAAVTLAFTIPTRLLGLYLGFFAGFLLYLATSDILPEAHSAHPSRVTLLCTVTGALFIWLVIGLA comes from the coding sequence ATGACCGCAGTCCTGGTCGCCTCCGGCGCCTTTCTGATGACCCTGCTCGGCGGCTGGGTGGCCCAGCACATCGGGGACCGCCGCCACCTGGTGCTCGGCCTGGCGGCCGGTCTGATGCTCGGCGTCGTCGCCTTCGATCTGCTGCCGGAGTCGCTGCGGGCCGAGCCCGGCCTGCTCCTGGGCGTCCCCGCCGCGCTGCTGGCCTTTGTCCTCGGCTTCCTGGTCCTGCACATCGTGGAGCGCTCGGTGGCGATCCACCGGGGCCATGAGGACGAGTACGCCGCACACACCCACCATCTGGGCAGCGCACACCCGCACGCACACCCGCACGGCCACCGGCTCGCGCCCGCGGACGCCCGGGCGGGCCGACTCCCGGGCATCGGCCTCACCGCCGGGGCCGCCCTGGTCGGCCACAGCGTGCTGGACGGCTTTGCGATCGGCGCCGCCTTCCAGGCCGGCGGGACGGTCGGGGTGGCCGTCGCCATCGCCGTGATCGCCCATGACTTCGCCGACGGCTTCAACACGTACACCGTCATCCGGCTGTACGGGAACAACCACCGCCGCGCCGCCGCACTGCTGACCGCCGACGCGCTGGCGCCGGTCACCGGCGCGGCGGTGACCCTGGCCTTCACCATCCCGACCCGGCTGCTCGGCCTCTACCTGGGGTTCTTCGCCGGTTTCCTGCTCTACCTGGCGACCTCGGACATCCTGCCCGAGGCGCACAGCGCCCACCCCTCCCGGGTCACCCTGCTCTGCACCGTCACCGGGGCGCTCTTCATATGGCTGGTCATCGGCCTGGCCTGA
- a CDS encoding protein kinase domain-containing protein has translation MATSRVLPLVDGDVAEIGPYRVLGRLGAGGMGIVYAGADRAGRRVAVKVVRAEIADDPSFRARFRREVDLLRRVTGPCLVPLLGADTDTARPWLATEYIAGPTLHDHLARQGTLGTGALLSLAAGVAGALARVHAAGVVHRDLKPGNIILAEGGPRVLDFGIAHVLDETSITRTGGWTGTPGWTSPEEYRGRRAGTAADVFAWGALVAYAATGRLPFGSGAPDAVAYRIMREEADTAGVPVGLLPLVRAALAKDPELRPEAAELVDACLRLLAAQPPTPGAAAHAYTTTQVGGSALEAAIAGHWMPPTVADSPWQHVRWQDAPRERRPAVRRPGRPRLLAAAATLVLLAGGGFGYTMVNRPGEAGGQAVTGPSGQGASSPGGPPTADASREGAGAGGSAVDGQGVDPAIAVSGVFGTKASLTLPDRLPHDEPFGLAVVGEGDGPAVRQQDWVTVNYTAADWTAGRALASSYDPGERPQVFQAGADQVIDALERSVVGRPVGTRLLVVAPPEDAFGAKGSEALGVGPDATLVFVLDIMSAVAPGSPGAPDSGSSTVGSPRGGRPSARLPEAAPIHGGSERADRPAAA, from the coding sequence ATGGCCACCAGCCGCGTTCTTCCCCTGGTCGACGGAGACGTCGCCGAGATCGGCCCGTACCGGGTGCTGGGTCGGCTGGGTGCGGGCGGAATGGGCATCGTGTACGCCGGCGCCGACCGCGCGGGCCGCCGGGTCGCGGTGAAGGTCGTCCGCGCGGAGATCGCCGACGACCCGTCGTTCCGGGCCCGCTTCCGTCGCGAGGTGGACCTGCTGCGCCGGGTGACCGGCCCCTGCCTGGTGCCGCTGCTCGGGGCGGACACCGACACCGCGCGCCCCTGGCTGGCCACCGAGTACATCGCCGGTCCGACGCTCCACGACCACCTGGCCCGCCAGGGGACGCTGGGCACCGGCGCCCTGCTGTCGCTGGCGGCGGGCGTCGCGGGCGCCCTGGCCCGGGTGCACGCCGCCGGGGTGGTCCACCGCGACCTCAAGCCCGGCAACATCATCCTGGCCGAGGGCGGCCCCCGGGTGCTGGACTTCGGCATCGCGCATGTCCTGGACGAGACCTCGATCACCCGCACCGGCGGCTGGACCGGGACACCGGGCTGGACCAGCCCCGAGGAGTACCGGGGCCGACGGGCGGGCACGGCGGCGGACGTCTTCGCCTGGGGCGCCCTGGTGGCGTACGCGGCCACCGGGCGGCTGCCCTTCGGCAGCGGCGCACCCGATGCGGTGGCGTACCGCATCATGCGCGAGGAGGCCGACACCGCAGGGGTGCCCGTCGGGCTGCTGCCGCTGGTGCGGGCGGCGCTGGCCAAGGATCCGGAGCTGCGGCCCGAGGCGGCGGAGCTGGTCGACGCATGCCTGCGGCTGCTGGCCGCCCAACCCCCGACGCCGGGGGCCGCCGCCCATGCGTACACCACCACGCAGGTGGGCGGGAGCGCGCTGGAGGCGGCAATCGCGGGCCACTGGATGCCGCCGACCGTGGCGGACTCCCCCTGGCAGCACGTCCGTTGGCAGGACGCGCCCCGGGAGCGGCGGCCCGCCGTACGCCGACCCGGGCGGCCCCGGCTGCTGGCGGCAGCGGCCACCCTGGTGCTGCTGGCGGGCGGCGGCTTCGGGTACACGATGGTCAACCGGCCGGGGGAGGCAGGCGGGCAGGCGGTGACCGGACCGTCGGGCCAGGGCGCCTCCTCCCCCGGCGGCCCGCCGACCGCCGACGCCTCGCGGGAAGGCGCAGGGGCGGGCGGCAGCGCGGTGGACGGCCAGGGCGTGGATCCGGCCATCGCCGTCTCGGGTGTCTTCGGCACCAAGGCTTCGCTGACCCTCCCGGACCGGCTGCCCCATGACGAACCATTCGGCCTGGCCGTGGTGGGCGAGGGCGACGGTCCGGCGGTACGGCAGCAGGACTGGGTCACCGTCAACTACACGGCGGCGGACTGGACGGCGGGCAGAGCGCTTGCCAGCTCATATGACCCGGGCGAGCGCCCGCAGGTGTTCCAGGCCGGGGCCGACCAGGTGATCGACGCGCTGGAGCGCAGCGTGGTCGGCCGGCCGGTCGGCACCCGGCTGCTGGTGGTGGCACCGCCGGAGGACGCCTTCGGTGCCAAGGGCAGCGAGGCGCTGGGGGTGGGACCGGACGCAACGCTGGTCTTCGTGCTGGACATCATGTCGGCGGTCGCCCCCGGCTCCCCGGGCGCCCCGGACAGCGGTTCCTCGACGGTCGGCTCTCCCCGGGGCGGTCGGCCGTCCGCCAGGCTCCCGGAGGCCGCGCCGATCCATGGCGGCAGCGAGCGGGCGGACCGGCCTGCGGCCGCCTGA
- a CDS encoding glutathione peroxidase has translation MSLYDIPLRTLTGEATSLADYRGKALLLVNVASKCGLTPQYEGLERLQQRYAERGFAVLGFPCNQFAGQEPGTAEEILSFCSTTYGVSFPLFEKTEVNGENRHPLFAELTQVADESGAAGDVQWNFEKWIISPQGEPVARIRPRTEPEAEEVIAAIEAQLPR, from the coding sequence GTGAGCCTGTACGACATCCCGCTGCGCACCCTGACCGGCGAGGCCACCTCGCTCGCCGACTACCGGGGCAAGGCCCTGCTGCTGGTGAACGTCGCCTCCAAGTGCGGCCTGACCCCGCAGTACGAGGGCCTGGAGCGGCTTCAGCAGCGCTATGCGGAGCGCGGCTTCGCGGTGCTGGGCTTCCCCTGCAACCAGTTCGCGGGGCAGGAGCCGGGCACTGCGGAGGAGATCCTGAGCTTCTGCTCGACCACCTACGGGGTCTCCTTCCCCCTCTTTGAGAAGACCGAGGTCAACGGGGAGAACCGGCACCCGCTCTTCGCCGAGCTGACGCAGGTGGCCGACGAGTCGGGGGCGGCGGGTGACGTCCAGTGGAACTTCGAGAAGTGGATCATCTCCCCGCAGGGTGAGCCGGTGGCCCGCATCCGGCCGCGCACCGAGCCGGAGGCCGAGGAGGTCATCGCCGCGATCGAGGCGCAGCTGCCTCGCTGA
- a CDS encoding citrate synthase, with amino-acid sequence MSDNSVVLRYQDGEYEYPVVESSAGNAGFDISKLRAQTGLVTLDNGFGNTAAYKSAITFVDGENGILRYRGYPIEQLAEHGSFIETAYLLINGELPTAEQLAEFRNEITQHTLLHEDVKRFYGGFPRDAHPMAMLSSVVSALSTFYQDSHNPFDPEQRHLSTVRLLAKLPTIAAYAYKKSVGHPFVYPRNDLGYVENFLRMTFAVPAEEYELNPVVVSALDKLLILHADHEQNCSTSTVRLVGSSQANQFASISAGISALWGPLHGGANQAVLEMLEKIKSDGGDVDAFIRKVKNREDGVKLMGFGHRVYKSFDPRAQIIKGAAHDVLSQLGKADELLDIALKLEEHALSDDFFVERKLYPNVDFYTGLIYRAMGFPTSMFTVLFALGRLPGWIAHWHEMIKDPGSRIGRPRQIYTGVEIRDYVALGDR; translated from the coding sequence GTGAGCGACAACTCGGTAGTACTGCGGTACCAGGACGGCGAGTACGAATACCCCGTCGTCGAGAGCTCTGCGGGCAACGCCGGCTTCGACATCTCGAAGCTGCGTGCGCAGACCGGCCTGGTCACGCTGGACAACGGCTTCGGCAACACCGCTGCGTACAAGTCCGCGATCACCTTCGTGGACGGCGAGAACGGCATCCTGCGCTACCGCGGCTACCCCATCGAGCAGCTGGCGGAGCACGGCAGCTTCATCGAGACCGCATACCTCCTGATCAACGGTGAGCTGCCGACCGCCGAGCAGCTCGCGGAGTTCCGCAACGAGATCACGCAGCACACCCTGCTGCATGAGGACGTCAAGCGGTTCTACGGGGGCTTCCCGCGCGACGCCCACCCGATGGCGATGCTGTCCTCGGTGGTCAGCGCCCTGTCCACCTTCTACCAGGACAGCCACAACCCGTTCGACCCGGAGCAGCGGCACCTCTCCACCGTGCGCCTGCTCGCCAAGCTCCCCACCATCGCCGCGTATGCGTACAAGAAGTCGGTGGGCCACCCGTTCGTCTATCCGCGCAACGACCTCGGCTATGTCGAGAACTTCCTGCGGATGACCTTCGCCGTGCCCGCCGAGGAGTACGAGCTCAACCCGGTGGTCGTCAGCGCGCTGGACAAGCTGCTGATCCTGCACGCCGACCACGAGCAGAACTGCTCCACCTCCACGGTGCGGCTGGTCGGCTCCAGCCAGGCCAACCAGTTCGCCTCCATCTCGGCCGGCATCTCCGCCCTGTGGGGCCCGCTGCACGGCGGCGCCAACCAGGCCGTGCTGGAGATGCTGGAGAAGATCAAGAGCGATGGCGGCGACGTCGACGCCTTCATCCGCAAGGTGAAGAACCGCGAGGACGGCGTGAAGCTCATGGGCTTCGGTCACCGCGTCTACAAGTCCTTCGACCCGCGCGCCCAGATCATCAAGGGCGCCGCGCACGACGTCCTCTCCCAGCTGGGCAAGGCCGACGAGCTGCTGGACATCGCGCTGAAGCTGGAGGAGCACGCGCTCTCCGACGACTTCTTCGTCGAGCGCAAGCTCTACCCCAACGTCGACTTCTACACCGGTCTGATCTACCGCGCCATGGGCTTCCCCACCAGCATGTTCACCGTGCTGTTCGCCCTCGGCCGGCTGCCGGGCTGGATCGCCCACTGGCATGAGATGATCAAGGACCCGGGCAGCCGCATCGGCCGTCCGCGCCAGATCTACACCGGTGTCGAGATCCGCGACTACGTCGCCCTCGGCGACCGCTGA
- a CDS encoding SDR family NAD(P)-dependent oxidoreductase: MARNVVVTGGGTGIGRTVARRFAAAGERVVIVGRRREVLVRAAAELGPGVTPLVCDLADPDAVEAALETLPARIDVLVNNAGSRETAMGPGPHALLARWRGDFERNVMTAVLLTESVRDRLTPGEGRVVTVSSIAALRGAGSYGAAKAALHAWNHFLAAQLGPSGITANIVAPGTVAGTEFFGPRLDEAEVSRRAGRTLLGRIGDPDDVAAAVYFLASPEAGYITGEILNCNGGELLGR, translated from the coding sequence ATGGCCAGGAACGTCGTCGTCACCGGCGGTGGCACGGGCATCGGCCGCACCGTGGCCCGCCGCTTCGCCGCCGCCGGGGAGCGGGTCGTCATCGTGGGCCGCCGCCGCGAGGTACTGGTACGGGCCGCCGCCGAACTCGGGCCCGGGGTCACCCCGCTGGTCTGCGACCTCGCCGACCCGGACGCCGTCGAAGCCGCGCTGGAGACGCTGCCCGCCCGCATCGACGTGCTGGTCAACAACGCCGGCAGCCGCGAGACCGCGATGGGCCCGGGCCCGCACGCCCTGCTCGCCCGCTGGCGCGGCGACTTCGAGCGCAATGTGATGACGGCGGTACTGCTCACCGAGTCCGTCCGCGACCGGCTCACCCCGGGGGAGGGACGGGTGGTCACCGTCAGCTCCATCGCGGCGCTGCGCGGCGCCGGCTCCTACGGCGCGGCCAAGGCCGCTCTGCACGCCTGGAACCACTTCCTGGCCGCCCAGCTCGGCCCGTCGGGCATCACCGCCAACATCGTGGCGCCCGGCACCGTCGCCGGGACCGAGTTCTTCGGCCCGAGGCTGGACGAGGCGGAGGTCTCCCGCCGCGCCGGCCGGACCCTGCTCGGGCGGATCGGCGACCCCGACGATGTCGCCGCCGCCGTGTACTTCCTGGCCTCGCCGGAGGCCGGCTACATCACCGGCGAGATCCTCAACTGCAACGGCGGCGAGCTGCTGGGCCGCTGA
- a CDS encoding DUF6278 family protein: MGIAFMDRWRARHEETIGAGPDGTDAGEGIGGLLAECELLREQADEAGVVLDDSRASLAALDQLLPRWRDDPEASEWLGNDAGLYLGTVIVRTVPGAVWRIWPDGRPVVLLRAGRELDVVRMGHGWATDGYPELAAVYAEVEED, from the coding sequence ATGGGAATCGCCTTCATGGACCGGTGGCGGGCACGACACGAGGAGACGATCGGCGCGGGCCCGGACGGGACCGACGCGGGGGAAGGGATCGGTGGGCTGCTCGCCGAGTGCGAGCTGCTGCGCGAGCAGGCGGACGAGGCCGGTGTCGTGCTGGACGACAGCCGGGCCTCGCTCGCCGCTCTGGACCAGCTGCTGCCGCGCTGGCGGGACGACCCGGAGGCGTCGGAGTGGCTGGGCAACGACGCCGGCCTCTACCTCGGGACGGTCATCGTCCGCACGGTGCCGGGCGCGGTCTGGCGGATCTGGCCGGACGGCCGCCCGGTGGTGCTGCTGCGCGCGGGCAGGGAGCTGGACGTGGTGCGGATGGGGCACGGCTGGGCCACCGACGGCTACCCGGAGCTGGCCGCGGTCTATGCGGAGGTGGAGGAGGACTGA
- a CDS encoding YigZ family protein codes for MSDQHRYLTVKRPGRHETEVKKSRFICSLARVADEEEAQAFIAAVRKEFWDARHNCTAFVVGDEQRRERSSDDGEPAGTAGVPMLEVLRRRGLTDTAAVVTRYFGGVLLGAGGLVRAYGSAVSEALDQVGIVERRPVALLAVTVDHARAGRLENDLRAAGHAVRDVSYDAAGARIEVGVPEPGTAAFHTWLAEATGGTATAHPAGRTHVEVDTA; via the coding sequence ATGTCCGACCAGCACCGCTACCTCACCGTCAAGCGGCCGGGACGGCATGAGACCGAGGTCAAGAAGTCCCGCTTCATCTGCTCGCTGGCCAGGGTCGCGGACGAGGAGGAGGCGCAGGCCTTCATCGCCGCCGTCCGCAAGGAGTTCTGGGACGCCCGGCACAACTGCACCGCCTTTGTCGTCGGCGACGAGCAGCGGCGGGAGCGCTCCAGCGACGACGGCGAACCGGCCGGCACCGCCGGGGTGCCGATGCTGGAGGTGCTGCGCCGCCGGGGCCTCACCGACACCGCCGCCGTGGTCACCCGCTACTTCGGCGGGGTGCTGCTCGGGGCGGGCGGGCTGGTCCGCGCCTATGGGTCCGCCGTCTCCGAAGCCCTGGACCAGGTCGGCATCGTGGAACGCCGCCCGGTCGCGCTGCTGGCCGTCACCGTGGACCACGCCCGCGCCGGGCGGCTGGAGAACGACCTGCGCGCCGCCGGACACGCCGTCCGTGACGTCTCCTACGACGCCGCCGGGGCCCGCATCGAGGTCGGCGTCCCCGAGCCCGGCACCGCCGCCTTCCACACCTGGCTCGCCGAGGCCACCGGAGGCACCGCCACCGCCCACCCGGCCGGCCGCACCCATGTCGAGGTCGACACGGCCTGA